A segment of the Roseiconus lacunae genome:
ATCAATCATGACCCGGCACACACGTTTTTTAACACCGGGACCGCGATCAGCGGGCGCCCGTCGATGGGCGCGTGGGTGCTATATGGACTCGGCGCCGAGACAGAAGACCTGCCCGGATTCATCGTGTTGACCAGCGAAGGCGGCGGCCAGAGTCAACCGATTAGTTCCCGGCAATGGCATTCGGGGTTCCTCCCCAGTCGGTTTCAAGGCGTACAGATGCATGCCAGCGGTAGTCCCGTGCACTATGTCCAAAACCCAGCCGGCGTCGATCGGTCGCGACAACGCGAGATCATCGACGCGGTTGCCTCCATCAACGCTCGTCGCAACGCGGATCTTCGTGATCCCGAAATCACGACGCGTCTGGCGGCTTACGAAATGGCTTTCCGAATGCAGGCGTCGGTCCCCGAATTGACCGACATGTCCGACGAAACCCAAGCCACGATCGATCGTTACGGGTGTGTACCCGGAGATGGTTCGTTCGCGAGTAACTGTTTGTTGGCTCGCCGCTTGGCCGAACGTGGCGTTCGGTTTATTCAGCTTTATCACCGCGGATGGGATCATCACGGCGGCGTCAAGAAAGGCGTTGAAACCACTTCGCGGCTGGTCGACCAAGCGACCGCGGCATTGGTTCTCGATTTAAAACAACGCGGTATGTTGGATGACACGCTCATCATCTGGGGCGGTGAATTTGGTCGAACCCCGATGGCTCAAGGGACCGGCCGCGATCATCACATCAAAGGCTTTTCCATGTGGATGGCCGGTGGTGGCGTGCGACCTGGATTTACCCATGGGGCGACCGACGAATTCGGATACAACGCTGTCGAAGACAAGGTGCATGTGCGTGACTTTCATGCCACCATGCTCCATTTATTGGGCATCGATCACAACCGATTGACTTATAAATTCCAAGGTTTGGATTTTCGTCTGACCGGTGTGGAAGAAGCGCACGTCGTCAAAGATGTACTTGCGTAGGAAGCGAGACCGCGATGTCCGGTGAAGCGAAAGACGGGAACCGTTCGGGCATCTCGCGATTAACGACGGTAATTCAACGTGTAATACGCTTCGGTGTGCAACAGCGATTGACCTTGCTGGTTTCGAACTCCTTTGCTGACCAATTCATGAACGTGTCCACGTTGCAGGCCATCGATGACCAGTTTCACGCGTCGGCGGTCATCTGAAACCGTGGCTGATTGGATCGTTGGTTTGGTGTGGTCGATTTCAGGGCTACCGTACTGGGAACGGTACTCGTACGTGTATGTTTCCAATGAATAGCTGGCGGGATCGCTTGCCGTTTTCTCGTCGACCGGCTCGGTAAATTCAAGTTCAAACCCATCGGCTTGCAATCGCATCGCAAGGATCTCGAACGGCGTTTTCCCCGTCCAATCCAGCCGTTCGATCGCAAAGTTGCGACTGCCGACGCTGCCCCAACCGCGGTTAGTTCCGCCGACGAACAATGCGCCCGTTTCGGTCATCTCAACGCCGACATTTCCGGATGCAAAGCCTGACCGAAATGGGAAGCAAACGCCCTGAACCTTTCCGTCGAACTCATCCAAATAGACACGCATGATCGTGCTGGCGGATTGATCGGCGACAAACAGTTGATTTTCGAATGGACCGAATTTGCCTGCGGTCGTATCACATGCGATTCCCGACGCACTCTTGCCCATCTTGCCGTAGGGAAACATGACGGTCGGAGGTTCCAGTTCTTTGATCCGTTCCATCTCCGTCACGATGCGCGAACCGCTTTGGGGTTCGGTCGGTTTCGGCCCCATCACGGACTGCGCTTGTTCATACCAACGGAATCCGCCCGGGTGACCGACGAAGCGATTTTCGATCAGCGGCTTCATCGAACAGGTCCCATTCCAGGGGCCTTGATTATCGGTGTAGTACAGGCGTCCCTTCGCATCGGCACCGATTCCGCCCGGCGATCGAACTCCGCTCGCAAAGGGAATGGTTTCGCCGTCGGAGGTGACTTTGACGGCCCAGCCACGGTACAGCACGTCGCTGTTGAACGATCCGGTCAAACACAATGTCACGATCAGGTTGCCATCGGCGTCAGGTTTGGACCCAAAAGCGTATTCGTGATAGTCAGCTGAGACACCCCATCCATCGGCGACCGTTTCAAATGTCTCGGCGGCACCGTCGCCATCGAAG
Coding sequences within it:
- a CDS encoding DUF1501 domain-containing protein; this translates as MQNSDPFTLARRTFLRRTGIGSVAFANLLSRSGLADFDPRRSSHHSPKVKRVIHLCMAGGPSHLETFDYKPELARLDGKPMPESVTAGQPIAQLQGRELKIMGPQHGFSPRGESGLMISDVLPHIGGLADQMCVIKSMHTEQINHDPAHTFFNTGTAISGRPSMGAWVLYGLGAETEDLPGFIVLTSEGGGQSQPISSRQWHSGFLPSRFQGVQMHASGSPVHYVQNPAGVDRSRQREIIDAVASINARRNADLRDPEITTRLAAYEMAFRMQASVPELTDMSDETQATIDRYGCVPGDGSFASNCLLARRLAERGVRFIQLYHRGWDHHGGVKKGVETTSRLVDQATAALVLDLKQRGMLDDTLIIWGGEFGRTPMAQGTGRDHHIKGFSMWMAGGGVRPGFTHGATDEFGYNAVEDKVHVRDFHATMLHLLGIDHNRLTYKFQGLDFRLTGVEEAHVVKDVLA